The sequence below is a genomic window from Kitasatospora kifunensis.
ACCCGCTCGTGCAGGAGCTGGACGCGGAGTTCAAGCTCAAGCTGGCCGCGCACCGTGACGCGGTCCACCTGGACCGCGCGCTCTTCGCGCGGGTCGACGCGGTGCACGCCGAGCGTGCCGGGCTCGACCTGGACGCCGAGTCGCTGCGCCTGGTGGAGCGCCACCACAGCCGTTTCGTGCGGGCCGGGGCGCAGCTGGCCGAGGACGACCAGCGGCGGCTGCGCGAGCTGAACGCCGAGCTGGCCGCCGCCACCGCCGAGTTCGGGCAGAACCTGCACGCCGCCAACGCGGCCGGCGCCCTGGTGCTGGAGCACGTCGAGGAGCTGGCCGGCTGCTCCGAGGAGGCGATCGCGGCTGCTGCGGACAACGCCTGGGCGCTGGGGTATGAGGGCAAGTACGTGCTGAGCCTGCTGAACTTCACCGAGCAGCCCGCGTTGGCCCAGCTGACGAACCGTGAGGTCCGCCGCCGACTGCTGGCCGCCTCGGCGGACCGGGCCCTTGCCACCAACGGGCCGGTGGCCGCGCGGATGGCCGCGCTGCGGGCCGAGCGGGCCGCGCTCTTCGGCCACCCGAGCCACGCCGCCTACGTGGTGGCCGACGAGACCGCGGGGAGCGTGGCGGCGGTCACCGAGCTGCTGGAACGGCTGGTGCCGCCGGCGGTGGCCAACGCCGAGCAGGAGCTGGCCCGGCTGCGGGCGGCCGCCGAGGCCGACGGCGTCACCGACTTCGGGCCGCACGACCTCCCGTTCTACGCCGAGCGGGTGCGGCTGGCCGAGTACGACCTGGACAGCGCCGCGCTGCGCCCGTACTACGAGCTGGAGCGGGTGCTGCGGGACGGGGTGTTCCACGCGGCCGGCCTGGTCTACGGGCTGACCTTCACCGAGCGCACCGACCTGGTCGGCTACCACCCCGACACCCGGGTGTTCGAGGTCTTCGAGCAGGACGGCCGTCCGCTGGGTCTGTTCCTGGCCGACTTCTTCGCCCGCCCTTCCAAGCGCGGCGGCGCCTGGATGAGCGAACTCGTGATGCAGAACGGCCTGTTCGACCAGCAGCCGGTGGTCTACAACAACCTGAACCTCACCAAGCCCGCGCCGGGTCGCCCGGTGCTGCTGAGCGACGACGAAGTCCGCACCCTGTTCCATGAGTTCGGCCACGCGCTGCACGGCCTGTTCTCCGCGGTGCGCTACCCGTTGCTGGCCAGCACCCAGGTGCCGCGCGACTTCGTGGAGTTCCCCTCGCAGGTCAACGAGATGTGGGCGAACTGGCCCGAGGTGCGGGCCAACTACGCCAGGCACCACGAGAGCGGGGATCCGCTGCCGGCCGAGCTGGTGGACAGGCTCGCCGAGGCCCGGCAGTTCGGCGAGGGCCTGCGGACCGTCTCCTACCTGGCCGCCACCCTGCTGGACTGGGCCTGGCACACCCTGCCGGCCGGTGAACTCGTCGAGGACGCGGCCGCCTTCGAGGCCGAAGCGCTGGAGCGGGCCGGGCTGGCCCTTCCTGCGGTGCCGCCGCGCTACCGCAGCGCCTACTTCAGCCACCTGTTCGTCCACGGCTACAGCGCGGGCTACTACGCCTACATCTGGTCGGAGGTGCTGGACGCCGACACGGTGGAGTGGTTCCGCGGCAACGGGCGCCCGATCCGCGA
It includes:
- a CDS encoding M3 family metallopeptidase — its product is MTDNPFFAPSPLPYGLPPFAEIRAEHYRPALEAGMAEQLTEIARIAAKPEPATFENTVVALERTGVLLRRVLAVFENHAATDTNPLVQELDAEFKLKLAAHRDAVHLDRALFARVDAVHAERAGLDLDAESLRLVERHHSRFVRAGAQLAEDDQRRLRELNAELAAATAEFGQNLHAANAAGALVLEHVEELAGCSEEAIAAAADNAWALGYEGKYVLSLLNFTEQPALAQLTNREVRRRLLAASADRALATNGPVAARMAALRAERAALFGHPSHAAYVVADETAGSVAAVTELLERLVPPAVANAEQELARLRAAAEADGVTDFGPHDLPFYAERVRLAEYDLDSAALRPYYELERVLRDGVFHAAGLVYGLTFTERTDLVGYHPDTRVFEVFEQDGRPLGLFLADFFARPSKRGGAWMSELVMQNGLFDQQPVVYNNLNLTKPAPGRPVLLSDDEVRTLFHEFGHALHGLFSAVRYPLLASTQVPRDFVEFPSQVNEMWANWPEVRANYARHHESGDPLPAELVDRLAEARQFGEGLRTVSYLAATLLDWAWHTLPAGELVEDAAAFEAEALERAGLALPAVPPRYRSAYFSHLFVHGYSAGYYAYIWSEVLDADTVEWFRGNGRPIRESGEVFRRELLCRGNTVPALAAFRAVVGREPDTAPLLARRGLTG